One Denticeps clupeoides chromosome 3, fDenClu1.1, whole genome shotgun sequence DNA window includes the following coding sequences:
- the smarca4b gene encoding transcription activator BRG1 isoform X2, translating to MSKWPSNSKSDQNNIFLSFIRSQYSCYRVHFFLKTVTALSAFPCCFSPSPPFHHVWLYFHLALGYPSPLGSSEHVSSPVPARGPPSGTFLPSSGSGSVPLETSEPPASGQQSRSGAPGTAPTTSGGSVGTSGPTPFNQNQLHQLRAQIMAYKMLARGQPLPDHLQMAVQGKRPMPGMPQQQPLPTVPPSTCPGPGPLGTAYNRPHGMVGLSMPPPGPSGVPSMQGQPPNGPLKTWPEGPMVNAATPSNAPQKLIPPQPTGRPSPSPTTVPPAASPVMPPQTQSPGQLAQATPTVSLPQKQNRITPIQKPCGLDPVEILQEREYRLEARITHRIQELENLPGSLAGDLRTKATIELKALRLLNFQRQLRQEVVVCMRRDTALETAPDAKAYKRSKRQSLREARITEKLEKQQKIEQERKRRQKHQEYLNSILQHAKDFKEYHRSITGKIQKLTKAVATYHTNTEREQKKENERIEKERMRRLMAEDEEGYRKLIDQKKDKRLAYLLQQTDEYVASLTELVRAHKAVQALKEKKKKKKKKKNLENAEGQPVALGPDGEPLDETSQMSDLPVKVIHVDSGKILTGVDAPKAGQLETWLEMNPGYEVVPRSDSEDSGSEEEEEEEEEQLPPPQVPVSLDEKKKIPDPDSEDVSEVDVRHIIEHAKQDVDDEYGSAAFARGLQSYYSVAHAVTERVEKQSALLINGQLKQYQIKGLEWLVSLYNNNLNGILADEMGLGKTIQTIALITYLMEYKRLNGPYIIIVPLSTLSNWVYEFDKWAPSVVKVSYKGSPAARRAFVPQLRSGKFNVLLTTYEYIIKDKQILAKIRWKYMIVDEGHRMKNHHCKLTQVLNTHYVAPRRVLLTGTPLQNKLPELWALLNFLLPTIFKSCSTFEQWFNAPFAMTGEKVDLNEEETILIIRRLHKVLRPFLLRRLKKEVEAQLPEKVEYVIKCDMSALQKVLYRHMQAKGVLLTDGSEKDKKGKGGTKTLMNTIMQLRKICNHPYMFQQIEESFSEHLGFSGGIVQGPDLYRASGKFEVLDRILPKLRATNHKVLLFCQMTSLMTIMEDYFAYRNFKYLRLDGTTKAEDRGMLLKTFNDPASQYFIFLLSTRAGGLGLNLQSADTVVIFDSDWNPHQDLQAQDRAHRIGQQNEVRVLRLCTVNSVEEKILAAAKYKLNVDQKVIQAGMFDQKSSSHERRAFLQAILEHEEQDEEEDEVPDDETVNQMIARSEEEFDQFMRMDLDRRREEARNPKRKPRLMEEDELPTWIMKDDAEVERLTCEEEEEKMFGRGSRQRKEVDYSDSLTEKQWLKAIEEGTLEEIEEEVRHKKTTRKRKRNRDLDLSGPSTSGLGGGRGWREKDDDSKRQRKRGRPPAEKLSPNPPSLTKKMKRIMDAVIKYKDSTTGRQLSEVFIQLPSRKELPEYYELIRKPVDFRKIKEKIRSHRYRSLNDLERDVLLLCQNAQTFNLEGSLIYEDSIVLQSVFTSLRQKIEKEEESEGEESEEEEADEGSESESHSVKVKIKLGRKEKAVERGKGRRRTGRSRVKPVVSDDDTEEEQEEERSASASEEDCKSSRPKT from the exons ATGTCAAAATGGCCTTCAAATTccaaaagtgaccaaaataacatttttctttcttttatacGAAGCCAATATTCTTGTTACAGGGTTCACTTTTTCCTAAAAACAGTTACAGCACTGTCAGCCTTTCCCTGTTGTttctccccttctcctccttttcacCATGTCTGGCTGTATTTCCATCTTGCTCTAGGTTACCCTTCACCTCTGGGCAGCTCTGAGCATGTGTCCAGTCCGGTTCCTGCCAGAGGTCCTCCTTCTGGAACGTTCCTGCCATCCTCTGGGTCTGGCTCGGTACCCTTGGAGACCTCGGAGCCCCCAGCTTCTGGTCAGCAGAGTCGATCTGGAGCCCCTGGCACAGCACCCACCACCTCAGGTGGCTCAGTGGGCACTAGCGGACCCACACCTTTCAACCAGAACCAACTGCACCAGCTGCGGGCGCAGATCATGGCCTACAAAATGCTGGCTCGGGGTCAGCCActcccagaccacctccagatgGCTGTGCAGGGCAAGAGACCCATGCCAGGCATGCCACAGCAGCAGCCCTTGCCCACTGTCCCccccagcacatgtccaggccctgGGCCACTGGGCACAGCTTACAACAGACCTCATG GAATGGTGGGTCTCAGCATGCCTCCTCCTGGGCCCTCTGGTGTTCCGAGCATGCAGGGACAGCCTCCCAACGGACCTCTTAAAACCTGGCCCGAGG GACCTATGGTGAACGCGGCCACGCCCTCCAACGCCCCACAGAAACTGATCCCCCCGCAGCCCACAGGGAGACCCTCGCCCTCCCCGACGACCGTACCCCCCGCCGCCTCACCCGTCATGCCACCCCAGACCCAGTCTCCGGGCCAGCTGGCCCAGGCCACACCCACGGTGTCGCTGCCGCAGAAGCAGAACCGCATCACGCCAATTCAGAAGCCGTGCGGGCTGGACCCTGTAGAGATCCTTCAGGAGAGGGAGTACAG GTTGGAGGCGCGCATCACCCACCGGATCCAGGAGCTGGAGAACCTTCCGGGCTCCCTGGCCGGTGACCTGCGCACAAAAGCCACAATTGAGCTCAAAGCCCTGCGGCTGCTTAACTTCCAGAGACAG CTGCGGCAGGAGGTGGTGGTGTGCATGCGGCGGGACACGGCCCTGGAGACGGCGCCGGACGCGAAAGCCTACAAACGCAGCAAACGTCAGTCGCTCCGAGAGGCCCGCATCacggagaagctggagaagcagCAGAAGATCGAACAAGAGCGCAAGCGGCGACAGAAACATCAG GAATACCTGAACAGTATCCTGCAGCATGCTAAAGACTTTAAGGAGTATCACCGCTCCATCACTGGCAAGATTCAGAAGCTGACCAAAGCTGTGGCCACCTACCACACCAACACTGAGCGTGAGCAGAAGAAAGAGAACGAGCGCATCGAGaaggagagaatgaggaggcTGATG GCTGAGGACGAGGAGGGCTACAGGAAGCTGATCGACCAGAAGAAGGACAAGCGCCTGGCCTACCTGCTGCAGCAGACAGACGAGTACGTGGCGAGCCTCACCGAGCTTGTGCGCGCCCACAAGGCCGTGCAGGCActaaaggagaagaagaagaagaagaaaaagaagaag AATCTGGAGAATGCTGAGGGCCAGCCTGTAGCTCTGGGCCCAGATGGAGAG CCCCTGGATGAGACCAGCCAGATGAGCGACCTGCCAGTAAAGGTCATCCACGTGGACAGTGGGAAGATCCTGACGGGGGTGGATGCTCCCAAAGCTGGTCAACTGGAGACCTGGCTCGAGATGAACCCGGG ATATGAGGTCGTGCCAAGATCAGATAGTGAGGATTCTGGATCAGAAGAAGAGGAG gaggaagaagaagaacaactGCCTCCCCCTCAGGTCCCGGTGTCCCTCGACGAGAAGAAGAAGATCCCCGATCCGGACAGCGAGGATGTGTCAGAGGTGGATGTCCGTCACATCATTGA ACATGCTAAGCAGGATGTAGATGATGAGTACGGAAGTGCCGCTTTTGCTCGTGGCTTACAGTCGTACTACTCTGTTGCCCACGCTGTCACTGAGCGGGTGGAGAAGCAGTCAGCCCTGTTGATCAATGGACAGCTCAAACAATACCAG ATTAAAGGCCTGGAGTGGCTTGTGTCGCTTTACAATAACAACCTTAATGGGATCCTGGCTGATGAGATGGGGTTGGGCAAGACCATCCAGACCATCGCTCTCATCACCTACCTCATGGAGTACAAGCGCCTCAATGGGCCCTACATCATCATTGTCCCGCTCTC aactCTCTCCAATTGGGTGTATGAGTTTGACAAGTGGGCACCTTCGGTCGTGAAGGTCTCTTACAAG GGATCTCCAGCAGCTCGAAGAGCCTTTGTTCCCCAGCTGCGCAGTGGCAAGTTTAATGTTCTCCTAACCACCTATGAGTACATCATCAAAGACAAGCAAATTCTGGCCAAG ATCCGCTGGAAGTACATGATCGTGGACGAGGGCCACCGCATGAAGAACCACCACTGTAAGCTGACGCAGGTGCTGAACACTCACTACGTGGCACCACGACGGGTGCTGCTGACGGGGACGCCGTTGCAGAACAAGCTGCCCGAGCTGTGGGCTCTCCTCAACTTCCTACTGCCCACCATCTTCAAGAGCTGCAGCACATTTGAGCAGTGGTTCAACGCCCCGTTTGCCATGACTGGAGAGAAG gTCGATCTGAATGAGGAGGAGACAATTCTGATCATTCGCCGTCTCCACAAGGTGCTGAGACCCTTCCTGCTGAGAAGACTGAAGAAGGAAGTGGAGGCTCAGCTGCCGGAGAAG GTGGAGTACGTAATAAAGTGTGACATGTCAGCCCTGCAGAAGGTCCTGTACAGACACATGCAAGCCAAGGGGGTTCTGCTGACCGATGGCTCTGAGAAGGACAAGAAG GGAAAAGGTGGCACCAAAACCCTGATGAATACCATCATGCAGCTGAGGAAGATCTGCAACCACCCGTACATGTTCCAACAGATCGAG GAGTCATTTTCTGAGCATTTGGGTTTTTCTGGAGGCATTGTGCAAGG CCCTGACCTGTACCGTGCATCGGGGAAGTTTGAGGTTTTGGATCGCATTCTGCCCAAGCTGAGAGCGACCAACCACAAGGTGCTCTTATTCTGTCAGATGACGTCCCTCATGACCATCATGGAGGATTACTTTGCTTACAGGAACTTCAAGTACCTGCGTCTGGATG GTACCACTAAAGCAGAAGACCGTGGTATGCTTCTAAAGACCTTTAATGACCCAGCGTCCCAGTACTTTATTTTCCTGTTGAGCACAAGGGCGGGGGGACTGGGACTCAACCTACAGTCAGCCGACACCGTCGTCATCTTTGACAGTGACTGGAACCCCCACCAG GACCTGCAGGCCCAGGACCGAGCTCACCGCATTGGACAGCAGAACGAAGTGCGGGTTCTCCGCCTCTGCACCGTCAACAGTGTAGAGGAGAAGATCTTGGCTGCTGCCAAGTACAAGCTGAATGTTGACCAGAAGGTGATCCAAGCTGGAATGTTTGACCAGAAATCGTCCAGCCACGAGCGCCGAGCTTTCCTTCAGGCCATCTTAGAACATGAGGAGCAGGATGAG gaggaagatgaggtGCCAGATGATGAGACAGTCAACCAGATGATTGCCAGGAGTGAAGAAGAGTTTGATCAGTTCATG CGCATGGACCTGGACCGACGTCGCGAAGAGGCTCGTAACCCCAAGCGTAAGCCCCGATTGATGGAGGAGGACGAGTTGCCCACCTGGATCATGAAGGATGACGCCGAGGTGGAGCGGCTCACctgtgaggaggaagaggagaagatgtTTGGTCGTGGGTCACGCCAACGCAAGGAAGTGGACTACAGCGACTCGCTCACTGAGAAACAGTGGCTCAAG GCCATAGAGGAGGGGACTCTAGAGGAGATCGAGGAGGAGGTGCGGCACAAAAAGACGACCAGAAAGCGGAAACGTAACCGTGACCTCGACCTGTCTGGACCGTCCACCTCGGGTTTGGGTGGAGGGCGCGGGTGGAGGGAGAAGGATGACGACAGCAAGAGGCAGAGAAAGCGTGGGCGCCCCCCTGCTGAGAAGCTGTCCCCCAACCCTCCGTCCCTCACCAAGAAAATGAAGAGGATTATGGATGCCGTCATTAAATACAAGGACAG CACCACGGGCCGACAGCTGAGCGAAGTCTTCATTCAGCTGCCCTCCCGCAAAGAGCTGCCTGAGTACTACGAGCTCATCCGCAAACCAGTAGACTTCAGGAAGATCAAG GAAAAGATTCGGAGCCACAGGTACCGCAGCCTGAATGACCTGGAGAGGgacgtgctgctgctgtgtcagAACGCTCAGACATTTAACCTGGAAGGTTCTCTg attTATGAGGACTCCATTGTACTGCAGTCAGTCTTCACCAGTCTGAGGCAGAAAAttgagaaggaggaggaaagtGAAGGGGAGgagagtgaggaagaggaggctgaCGAAGGCTCAGAGTCGGAAT CGCACTCGGTCAAGGTGAAGATAAAGCTGGGCCGTAAGGAGAAGGCTGTGGAGCGAGGGAAAGGTCGTAGGCGGACCGGGCGCAGCAGAGTCAAGCCAGTGGTGAGCGACGACGACACTGAGGAAGAACAGGAGGAG GAGCGCTCGGCTAGCGCCAGTGAGGAAGACTGCAAGAGCTCCAGGCCAAAAACCTGA
- the smarca4b gene encoding transcription activator BRG1 isoform X1, translated as MSSSDPPVGGTPRPAPSPSPGPSPGSTHSMMGPSPGPPTSSGHAIPQQGPAGYSQENLHQLHRPLEGLQEKSMSDDSRFAQMKGVSMRPGNHSGMGPPPSPMEQQSQGYPSPLGSSEHVSSPVPARGPPSGTFLPSSGSGSVPLETSEPPASGQQSRSGAPGTAPTTSGGSVGTSGPTPFNQNQLHQLRAQIMAYKMLARGQPLPDHLQMAVQGKRPMPGMPQQQPLPTVPPSTCPGPGPLGTAYNRPHGMVGLSMPPPGPSGVPSMQGQPPNGPLKTWPEGPMVNAATPSNAPQKLIPPQPTGRPSPSPTTVPPAASPVMPPQTQSPGQLAQATPTVSLPQKQNRITPIQKPCGLDPVEILQEREYRLEARITHRIQELENLPGSLAGDLRTKATIELKALRLLNFQRQLRQEVVVCMRRDTALETAPDAKAYKRSKRQSLREARITEKLEKQQKIEQERKRRQKHQEYLNSILQHAKDFKEYHRSITGKIQKLTKAVATYHTNTEREQKKENERIEKERMRRLMAEDEEGYRKLIDQKKDKRLAYLLQQTDEYVASLTELVRAHKAVQALKEKKKKKKKKKNLENAEGQPVALGPDGEPLDETSQMSDLPVKVIHVDSGKILTGVDAPKAGQLETWLEMNPGYEVVPRSDSEDSGSEEEEEEEEEQLPPPQVPVSLDEKKKIPDPDSEDVSEVDVRHIIEHAKQDVDDEYGSAAFARGLQSYYSVAHAVTERVEKQSALLINGQLKQYQIKGLEWLVSLYNNNLNGILADEMGLGKTIQTIALITYLMEYKRLNGPYIIIVPLSTLSNWVYEFDKWAPSVVKVSYKGSPAARRAFVPQLRSGKFNVLLTTYEYIIKDKQILAKIRWKYMIVDEGHRMKNHHCKLTQVLNTHYVAPRRVLLTGTPLQNKLPELWALLNFLLPTIFKSCSTFEQWFNAPFAMTGEKVDLNEEETILIIRRLHKVLRPFLLRRLKKEVEAQLPEKVEYVIKCDMSALQKVLYRHMQAKGVLLTDGSEKDKKGKGGTKTLMNTIMQLRKICNHPYMFQQIEESFSEHLGFSGGIVQGPDLYRASGKFEVLDRILPKLRATNHKVLLFCQMTSLMTIMEDYFAYRNFKYLRLDGTTKAEDRGMLLKTFNDPASQYFIFLLSTRAGGLGLNLQSADTVVIFDSDWNPHQDLQAQDRAHRIGQQNEVRVLRLCTVNSVEEKILAAAKYKLNVDQKVIQAGMFDQKSSSHERRAFLQAILEHEEQDEEEDEVPDDETVNQMIARSEEEFDQFMRMDLDRRREEARNPKRKPRLMEEDELPTWIMKDDAEVERLTCEEEEEKMFGRGSRQRKEVDYSDSLTEKQWLKAIEEGTLEEIEEEVRHKKTTRKRKRNRDLDLSGPSTSGLGGGRGWREKDDDSKRQRKRGRPPAEKLSPNPPSLTKKMKRIMDAVIKYKDSTTGRQLSEVFIQLPSRKELPEYYELIRKPVDFRKIKEKIRSHRYRSLNDLERDVLLLCQNAQTFNLEGSLIYEDSIVLQSVFTSLRQKIEKEEESEGEESEEEEADEGSESESHSVKVKIKLGRKEKAVERGKGRRRTGRSRVKPVVSDDDTEEEQEEERSASASEEDCKSSRPKT; from the exons ATGTCTTCCTCCGACCCACCTGTGGGAGGGACTCCCAGACCAGCCCCCTCCCCCAGCCCTGGCCCCTCCCCTGGTTCCACCCACAGCATGATGGGCCCCAGTCCAGGACCACCCACTTCATCAGGTCATGCTATTCCACAGCAAGGCCCAGCAGGATACTCCCAGGAGAACTTGCACCAGCTGCACAGA CCCCTTGAAGGCTTGCAGGAGAAGAGCATGAGCGATGACTCCCGCTTCGCCCAAATGAAGGGTGTGTCCATGCGACCCGGCAACCACAGTGGAATGGGACCCCCACCTAGCCCTATGGAGCAGCAGTCTCAAG GTTACCCTTCACCTCTGGGCAGCTCTGAGCATGTGTCCAGTCCGGTTCCTGCCAGAGGTCCTCCTTCTGGAACGTTCCTGCCATCCTCTGGGTCTGGCTCGGTACCCTTGGAGACCTCGGAGCCCCCAGCTTCTGGTCAGCAGAGTCGATCTGGAGCCCCTGGCACAGCACCCACCACCTCAGGTGGCTCAGTGGGCACTAGCGGACCCACACCTTTCAACCAGAACCAACTGCACCAGCTGCGGGCGCAGATCATGGCCTACAAAATGCTGGCTCGGGGTCAGCCActcccagaccacctccagatgGCTGTGCAGGGCAAGAGACCCATGCCAGGCATGCCACAGCAGCAGCCCTTGCCCACTGTCCCccccagcacatgtccaggccctgGGCCACTGGGCACAGCTTACAACAGACCTCATG GAATGGTGGGTCTCAGCATGCCTCCTCCTGGGCCCTCTGGTGTTCCGAGCATGCAGGGACAGCCTCCCAACGGACCTCTTAAAACCTGGCCCGAGG GACCTATGGTGAACGCGGCCACGCCCTCCAACGCCCCACAGAAACTGATCCCCCCGCAGCCCACAGGGAGACCCTCGCCCTCCCCGACGACCGTACCCCCCGCCGCCTCACCCGTCATGCCACCCCAGACCCAGTCTCCGGGCCAGCTGGCCCAGGCCACACCCACGGTGTCGCTGCCGCAGAAGCAGAACCGCATCACGCCAATTCAGAAGCCGTGCGGGCTGGACCCTGTAGAGATCCTTCAGGAGAGGGAGTACAG GTTGGAGGCGCGCATCACCCACCGGATCCAGGAGCTGGAGAACCTTCCGGGCTCCCTGGCCGGTGACCTGCGCACAAAAGCCACAATTGAGCTCAAAGCCCTGCGGCTGCTTAACTTCCAGAGACAG CTGCGGCAGGAGGTGGTGGTGTGCATGCGGCGGGACACGGCCCTGGAGACGGCGCCGGACGCGAAAGCCTACAAACGCAGCAAACGTCAGTCGCTCCGAGAGGCCCGCATCacggagaagctggagaagcagCAGAAGATCGAACAAGAGCGCAAGCGGCGACAGAAACATCAG GAATACCTGAACAGTATCCTGCAGCATGCTAAAGACTTTAAGGAGTATCACCGCTCCATCACTGGCAAGATTCAGAAGCTGACCAAAGCTGTGGCCACCTACCACACCAACACTGAGCGTGAGCAGAAGAAAGAGAACGAGCGCATCGAGaaggagagaatgaggaggcTGATG GCTGAGGACGAGGAGGGCTACAGGAAGCTGATCGACCAGAAGAAGGACAAGCGCCTGGCCTACCTGCTGCAGCAGACAGACGAGTACGTGGCGAGCCTCACCGAGCTTGTGCGCGCCCACAAGGCCGTGCAGGCActaaaggagaagaagaagaagaagaaaaagaagaag AATCTGGAGAATGCTGAGGGCCAGCCTGTAGCTCTGGGCCCAGATGGAGAG CCCCTGGATGAGACCAGCCAGATGAGCGACCTGCCAGTAAAGGTCATCCACGTGGACAGTGGGAAGATCCTGACGGGGGTGGATGCTCCCAAAGCTGGTCAACTGGAGACCTGGCTCGAGATGAACCCGGG ATATGAGGTCGTGCCAAGATCAGATAGTGAGGATTCTGGATCAGAAGAAGAGGAG gaggaagaagaagaacaactGCCTCCCCCTCAGGTCCCGGTGTCCCTCGACGAGAAGAAGAAGATCCCCGATCCGGACAGCGAGGATGTGTCAGAGGTGGATGTCCGTCACATCATTGA ACATGCTAAGCAGGATGTAGATGATGAGTACGGAAGTGCCGCTTTTGCTCGTGGCTTACAGTCGTACTACTCTGTTGCCCACGCTGTCACTGAGCGGGTGGAGAAGCAGTCAGCCCTGTTGATCAATGGACAGCTCAAACAATACCAG ATTAAAGGCCTGGAGTGGCTTGTGTCGCTTTACAATAACAACCTTAATGGGATCCTGGCTGATGAGATGGGGTTGGGCAAGACCATCCAGACCATCGCTCTCATCACCTACCTCATGGAGTACAAGCGCCTCAATGGGCCCTACATCATCATTGTCCCGCTCTC aactCTCTCCAATTGGGTGTATGAGTTTGACAAGTGGGCACCTTCGGTCGTGAAGGTCTCTTACAAG GGATCTCCAGCAGCTCGAAGAGCCTTTGTTCCCCAGCTGCGCAGTGGCAAGTTTAATGTTCTCCTAACCACCTATGAGTACATCATCAAAGACAAGCAAATTCTGGCCAAG ATCCGCTGGAAGTACATGATCGTGGACGAGGGCCACCGCATGAAGAACCACCACTGTAAGCTGACGCAGGTGCTGAACACTCACTACGTGGCACCACGACGGGTGCTGCTGACGGGGACGCCGTTGCAGAACAAGCTGCCCGAGCTGTGGGCTCTCCTCAACTTCCTACTGCCCACCATCTTCAAGAGCTGCAGCACATTTGAGCAGTGGTTCAACGCCCCGTTTGCCATGACTGGAGAGAAG gTCGATCTGAATGAGGAGGAGACAATTCTGATCATTCGCCGTCTCCACAAGGTGCTGAGACCCTTCCTGCTGAGAAGACTGAAGAAGGAAGTGGAGGCTCAGCTGCCGGAGAAG GTGGAGTACGTAATAAAGTGTGACATGTCAGCCCTGCAGAAGGTCCTGTACAGACACATGCAAGCCAAGGGGGTTCTGCTGACCGATGGCTCTGAGAAGGACAAGAAG GGAAAAGGTGGCACCAAAACCCTGATGAATACCATCATGCAGCTGAGGAAGATCTGCAACCACCCGTACATGTTCCAACAGATCGAG GAGTCATTTTCTGAGCATTTGGGTTTTTCTGGAGGCATTGTGCAAGG CCCTGACCTGTACCGTGCATCGGGGAAGTTTGAGGTTTTGGATCGCATTCTGCCCAAGCTGAGAGCGACCAACCACAAGGTGCTCTTATTCTGTCAGATGACGTCCCTCATGACCATCATGGAGGATTACTTTGCTTACAGGAACTTCAAGTACCTGCGTCTGGATG GTACCACTAAAGCAGAAGACCGTGGTATGCTTCTAAAGACCTTTAATGACCCAGCGTCCCAGTACTTTATTTTCCTGTTGAGCACAAGGGCGGGGGGACTGGGACTCAACCTACAGTCAGCCGACACCGTCGTCATCTTTGACAGTGACTGGAACCCCCACCAG GACCTGCAGGCCCAGGACCGAGCTCACCGCATTGGACAGCAGAACGAAGTGCGGGTTCTCCGCCTCTGCACCGTCAACAGTGTAGAGGAGAAGATCTTGGCTGCTGCCAAGTACAAGCTGAATGTTGACCAGAAGGTGATCCAAGCTGGAATGTTTGACCAGAAATCGTCCAGCCACGAGCGCCGAGCTTTCCTTCAGGCCATCTTAGAACATGAGGAGCAGGATGAG gaggaagatgaggtGCCAGATGATGAGACAGTCAACCAGATGATTGCCAGGAGTGAAGAAGAGTTTGATCAGTTCATG CGCATGGACCTGGACCGACGTCGCGAAGAGGCTCGTAACCCCAAGCGTAAGCCCCGATTGATGGAGGAGGACGAGTTGCCCACCTGGATCATGAAGGATGACGCCGAGGTGGAGCGGCTCACctgtgaggaggaagaggagaagatgtTTGGTCGTGGGTCACGCCAACGCAAGGAAGTGGACTACAGCGACTCGCTCACTGAGAAACAGTGGCTCAAG GCCATAGAGGAGGGGACTCTAGAGGAGATCGAGGAGGAGGTGCGGCACAAAAAGACGACCAGAAAGCGGAAACGTAACCGTGACCTCGACCTGTCTGGACCGTCCACCTCGGGTTTGGGTGGAGGGCGCGGGTGGAGGGAGAAGGATGACGACAGCAAGAGGCAGAGAAAGCGTGGGCGCCCCCCTGCTGAGAAGCTGTCCCCCAACCCTCCGTCCCTCACCAAGAAAATGAAGAGGATTATGGATGCCGTCATTAAATACAAGGACAG CACCACGGGCCGACAGCTGAGCGAAGTCTTCATTCAGCTGCCCTCCCGCAAAGAGCTGCCTGAGTACTACGAGCTCATCCGCAAACCAGTAGACTTCAGGAAGATCAAG GAAAAGATTCGGAGCCACAGGTACCGCAGCCTGAATGACCTGGAGAGGgacgtgctgctgctgtgtcagAACGCTCAGACATTTAACCTGGAAGGTTCTCTg attTATGAGGACTCCATTGTACTGCAGTCAGTCTTCACCAGTCTGAGGCAGAAAAttgagaaggaggaggaaagtGAAGGGGAGgagagtgaggaagaggaggctgaCGAAGGCTCAGAGTCGGAAT CGCACTCGGTCAAGGTGAAGATAAAGCTGGGCCGTAAGGAGAAGGCTGTGGAGCGAGGGAAAGGTCGTAGGCGGACCGGGCGCAGCAGAGTCAAGCCAGTGGTGAGCGACGACGACACTGAGGAAGAACAGGAGGAG GAGCGCTCGGCTAGCGCCAGTGAGGAAGACTGCAAGAGCTCCAGGCCAAAAACCTGA